The Haemorhous mexicanus isolate bHaeMex1 chromosome 5, bHaeMex1.pri, whole genome shotgun sequence genome contains a region encoding:
- the PUS7 gene encoding pseudouridylate synthase 7 homolog isoform X1, with product METVEMNSVSLKRPRSEDDVANADEIKRQKILEKSKAENDSGQSIETVTERPEDMKSEIIPNEESEEQEEEELEDSDEDGDPESFADMMKHGLTESDVGITKFVSSHKGFSGILKERYSDFVVHEIGKDGRVSHLDDFSVPVDDEDPSEETFTVLSDEDKQRLEELQLFKNKETSVAIEVIEDTKEKRTIIHQAVKSLFPGLETKTEDRDGKKYIIAYHAAGKKALANPRKHSWPKSRGSYCHFVLYKENKDTMDAINVLSKFLRVKPNIFSYMGTKDKRAITVQEIAVLRITAQRLAHLNKCLMNFKLGNFSYKNHPLKLGELQGNHFTVVLRNITGTDEQIEEAMHSLREIGFINYYGMQRFGTTAVPTYQIGRAILQNNWNEVMDLILKPRPGAEKGYLVKCREEWAKTKDPAAALKKLPVKRCVEGQLLRGLLKYGMKNIISAFGIIPRNNRLMYIHSYQSYVWNNMVSKRIEEYGLRAVPGDLILKGATAVHIEEGDVDNYTIHDVVMPLPGFDVIYPKHKIGEAYKEMLVADNLDINNMRHKIRDYSLSGAYRKIIIRPQNVNWEVVAYDDPKIPLFTTDLDKLEGKPLPVLPTDGKFRALKMEFSLPPSTYATMAIREVLKMDTSIKNQTQLNTTWLR from the exons ATGGAAACTGTAGAAATGAATAGTGTATCCTTGAAACGTCCTCGCTCTGAGGATGATGTGGCCAATGCAGATGAAATTAAAAGACAGAAGATCTTGGAGAAGTCTAAGGCAGAGAATGACTCTGGGCAGAGTATTGAGACTGTAACAGAACGACCCGAGGACATGAAAAGTGAAATAATCCCCAATGAGGAAAGtgaggagcaggaagaagaggaaCTAGAGGATAGTGATGAAGATGGAGATCCAGAGAGCTTTGCAGACATGATGAAGCATGGACTGACAGAAAGTGATGTTGGCATAACTAAATTTGTTAGCTCTCACAAAGGGTTTTCTGGAATCTTAAAAGAGAG ATACTCAGACTTTGTTGTCCATGAAATAGGCAAAGATGGACGTGTGAGCCATTTAGATGACTTTTCTGTTCCAGTGGATGATGAG GACCCATCAGAAGAAACATTTACAGTTCTGTCAGACGAAGACAAGCAGCGTTTAGAGGAGCTCCAGCTTTTTAAGAATAAGGAAACTAGTGTTGCCATAGAG GTAATTGAAGAcaccaaagaaaaaagaaccatCATCCATCAGGCTGTGAAGTCCTTGTTTCCAGGACTGGAGACTAAAACAGAAGATAGAGATGGAAAGAAATACATTATTGCTTATCATGCTGCTGGGAAAAAAGCATTGGCAA atcCAAGAAAGCACTCTTGGCCAAAATCTAGGGGAAGCTACTGCCATTTTGTACTGTACAAGGAGAACAAGGACACTATGGATGCCATCAATGTCCTATCCAAATTTTTAAG AGTGAAGCCAAACATATTTTCCTACATGGGAACTAAAGATAAAAGGGCTATAACAGTTCAAGAGATCGCTGTTCTCAG AATCACTGCACAAAGACTTGCTCATTTGAATAAATGTTTGATGAACTTCAAATTAGGAAATTTCAGTTACAAGAATCATCCACTGAAACTGGGAGAACTGCAAGGGAACCATTTCACTGTTGTTCTCAG aAACATAACAGGAACTGATGAGCAGATAGAGGAAGCAATGCATTCACTCAGGGAAATTGGATTTATTAATTACTATGGAATGCAAAGATTTGGAACCACAGCTGTTCCTACTTATCAAATTGGCAG AGCTATTCTACAGAACAACTGGAATGAAGTAATGGATTTGATATTAAAACCACGACCAGGAG CTGAAAAGGGATACTTAGTCAAATGCAGAGAAGAATGGGCAAAGACTAAagatccagcagcagccctcaaGAAACTACCTGTAAAAAGGTGCGTGGAAGGACAGCTTCTACGTGGACTCTTAAAGTATGGAATGAAGAACATAATCTCTGCATTTGGCATA atACCAAGAAATAATCGTTTAATGTATATTCATAGCTACCAGAGTTACGTGTGGAATAATATGGTGAGCAAGAGAATAGAAGAATATGGGCTTAGAGCTGTACCAGGAGATCTCATACTGAAAGGAG CCACAGCTGTTCACATTGAAGAAGGTGATGTTGATAACTACACTATCCATGATGTAGTGATGCCATTGCCTGGATTTGATGTTATTTATCCAAAGCATAAAA TTGGTGAGGCCTACAAGGAGATGCTGGTAGCTGACAACCTTGATATCAACAACATGAGGCATAAAATCAGAGATTACTCACTTTCTGGAGCATACAGAAAGATTATCATTCGGCCTCAGAATGTCAATTG GGAAGTTGTTGCATATGATGATCCTAAAATTCCATTATTTACTACGGACCTGGATAAACTGGAAGGAAAACCATTACCAGTTCTCCCTACAG ATGGCAAATTCAGGGCACTAAAGATGGAGTTCTCCCTTCCCCCATCCACTTATGCTACCATGGCGATTCGAGAAGTTTTGAAAATGGACACAAGCATAAAAAACCAGACACAACTGAATACTACCTGGTTGCGCTGA
- the PUS7 gene encoding pseudouridylate synthase 7 homolog isoform X2, translated as METVEMNSVSLKRPRSEDDVANADEIKRQKILEKSKAENDSGQSIETVTERPEDMKSEIIPNEESEEQEEEELEDSDEDGDPESFADMMKHGLTESDVGITKFVSSHKGFSGILKERYSDFVVHEIGKDGRVSHLDDFSVPVDDEDPSEETFTVLSDEDKQRLEELQLFKNKETSVAIEVIEDTKEKRTIIHQAVKSLFPGLETKTEDRDGKKYIIAYHAAGKKALANPRKHSWPKSRGSYCHFVLYKENKDTMDAINVLSKFLRVKPNIFSYMGTKDKRAITVQEIAVLRITAQRLAHLNKCLMNFKLGNFSYKNHPLKLGELQGNHFTVVLRNITGTDEQIEEAMHSLREIGFINYYGMQRFGTTAVPTYQIGRAILQNNWNEVMDLILKPRPGAEKGYLVKCREEWAKTKDPAAALKKLPVKRCVEGQLLRGLLKYGMKNIISAFGIIPRNNRLMYIHSYQSYVWNNMVSKRIEEYGLRAVPGDLILKGATAVHIEEGDVDNYTIHDVVMPLPGFDVIYPKHKRCSAQSPSHWESQMTAEQNFSLTCTTARI; from the exons ATGGAAACTGTAGAAATGAATAGTGTATCCTTGAAACGTCCTCGCTCTGAGGATGATGTGGCCAATGCAGATGAAATTAAAAGACAGAAGATCTTGGAGAAGTCTAAGGCAGAGAATGACTCTGGGCAGAGTATTGAGACTGTAACAGAACGACCCGAGGACATGAAAAGTGAAATAATCCCCAATGAGGAAAGtgaggagcaggaagaagaggaaCTAGAGGATAGTGATGAAGATGGAGATCCAGAGAGCTTTGCAGACATGATGAAGCATGGACTGACAGAAAGTGATGTTGGCATAACTAAATTTGTTAGCTCTCACAAAGGGTTTTCTGGAATCTTAAAAGAGAG ATACTCAGACTTTGTTGTCCATGAAATAGGCAAAGATGGACGTGTGAGCCATTTAGATGACTTTTCTGTTCCAGTGGATGATGAG GACCCATCAGAAGAAACATTTACAGTTCTGTCAGACGAAGACAAGCAGCGTTTAGAGGAGCTCCAGCTTTTTAAGAATAAGGAAACTAGTGTTGCCATAGAG GTAATTGAAGAcaccaaagaaaaaagaaccatCATCCATCAGGCTGTGAAGTCCTTGTTTCCAGGACTGGAGACTAAAACAGAAGATAGAGATGGAAAGAAATACATTATTGCTTATCATGCTGCTGGGAAAAAAGCATTGGCAA atcCAAGAAAGCACTCTTGGCCAAAATCTAGGGGAAGCTACTGCCATTTTGTACTGTACAAGGAGAACAAGGACACTATGGATGCCATCAATGTCCTATCCAAATTTTTAAG AGTGAAGCCAAACATATTTTCCTACATGGGAACTAAAGATAAAAGGGCTATAACAGTTCAAGAGATCGCTGTTCTCAG AATCACTGCACAAAGACTTGCTCATTTGAATAAATGTTTGATGAACTTCAAATTAGGAAATTTCAGTTACAAGAATCATCCACTGAAACTGGGAGAACTGCAAGGGAACCATTTCACTGTTGTTCTCAG aAACATAACAGGAACTGATGAGCAGATAGAGGAAGCAATGCATTCACTCAGGGAAATTGGATTTATTAATTACTATGGAATGCAAAGATTTGGAACCACAGCTGTTCCTACTTATCAAATTGGCAG AGCTATTCTACAGAACAACTGGAATGAAGTAATGGATTTGATATTAAAACCACGACCAGGAG CTGAAAAGGGATACTTAGTCAAATGCAGAGAAGAATGGGCAAAGACTAAagatccagcagcagccctcaaGAAACTACCTGTAAAAAGGTGCGTGGAAGGACAGCTTCTACGTGGACTCTTAAAGTATGGAATGAAGAACATAATCTCTGCATTTGGCATA atACCAAGAAATAATCGTTTAATGTATATTCATAGCTACCAGAGTTACGTGTGGAATAATATGGTGAGCAAGAGAATAGAAGAATATGGGCTTAGAGCTGTACCAGGAGATCTCATACTGAAAGGAG CCACAGCTGTTCACATTGAAGAAGGTGATGTTGATAACTACACTATCCATGATGTAGTGATGCCATTGCCTGGATTTGATGTTATTTATCCAAAGCATAAAA GGTGCTCTGCTCAGTCTCCTTCCCATTGGGAATCCCAGATGACTGCCGAGCAGAATTTCTCACTAACCTGTACCACTGCAAGGATTTAA